The Leptospira fletcheri genome includes a region encoding these proteins:
- the ruvA gene encoding Holliday junction branch migration protein RuvA, translated as MISGLQGSIRKLEVNTVHLDVQSITYEITISFKTYLELKENFKAEKKDVRLHIYHSMTERGQRLFGFLHERDKEFFKVIKGLHGIGEMTALKVLSFFTPWELYGIVSSGQAKDLEKIPKVRSKTSEKIFFEVKQNKKKLELFLEGTPTDPIPSEFGPSVLPSPADRFKETAIQALVQLGFDDKSAAKEVEKHLKKQSFTDTGELIREILKNL; from the coding sequence TTGATTTCCGGTCTGCAAGGTTCTATTCGTAAATTGGAAGTGAATACCGTTCATTTGGACGTACAATCGATCACTTACGAAATTACAATTTCCTTTAAAACGTATCTGGAATTAAAGGAGAACTTTAAGGCCGAAAAAAAGGACGTGAGACTGCACATCTACCATTCGATGACCGAGCGGGGGCAGCGCCTCTTCGGTTTTCTTCACGAACGGGACAAGGAATTTTTTAAAGTGATCAAAGGATTGCACGGGATAGGAGAAATGACCGCCTTAAAAGTGCTTTCCTTCTTCACCCCTTGGGAATTGTACGGAATCGTCTCTTCCGGCCAGGCCAAAGATCTGGAAAAAATTCCCAAAGTTCGGTCCAAAACCTCGGAAAAGATCTTTTTCGAGGTGAAGCAGAATAAGAAAAAATTAGAACTTTTTTTGGAGGGAACTCCCACGGATCCGATTCCCTCGGAATTCGGACCGAGTGTCCTTCCCTCTCCTGCAGACCGCTTCAAGGAAACCGCAATCCAAGCATTAGTTCAGCTCGGGTTCGACGATAAATCCGCTGCAAAAGAAGTCGAAAAACACCTCAAAAAACAATCGTTTACCGACACCGGCGAGCTCATCCGGGAAATCTTAAAAAACCTTTGA
- a CDS encoding DoxX family protein: MLEALLSTKEDLVPFLLRIILAVVIFPHGAQKLFGWFGGYGFKGTYGYMTQQAGLPGIIAVLVILGESFGSVTLLLGFLTRFSAISIGIILLGATLLVHRQHGFFMNWFGAQQGEGYEYHILGIGIAVVLGITGGGIYSLDLWLQGLL, from the coding sequence ATGTTAGAAGCGCTTCTTTCCACAAAGGAAGACTTAGTTCCTTTTTTACTTCGGATTATTTTGGCCGTGGTGATCTTTCCCCATGGAGCCCAAAAACTTTTCGGATGGTTTGGCGGTTACGGCTTCAAAGGCACATACGGATATATGACGCAGCAGGCAGGACTTCCTGGAATCATAGCGGTTTTGGTGATTTTAGGAGAATCTTTCGGATCGGTCACCTTGCTACTCGGATTCTTAACTCGTTTTTCCGCGATTAGCATCGGCATCATTCTATTGGGAGCAACCCTTCTCGTCCACAGACAACATGGATTTTTCATGAACTGGTTCGGGGCACAGCAAGGAGAAGGTTACGAATACCATATTCTTGGAATCGGAATTGCTGTCGTTCTCGGGATTACCGGCGGCGGAATCTATTCCTTGGATCTTTGGCTCCAGGGATTGCTCTAA
- the sucC gene encoding ADP-forming succinate--CoA ligase subunit beta produces the protein MKIHEYQAKEILRRHNAKVPFGVVIDQKSDGAKAYDEVSGKTGTPVVVVKAQIHAGGRGKGGGVKVTKTKEDALAAVDKILGMQLVTPQTGPEGKKVLKVYLEQGINIAKEYYISVLLDRSIRKTIIMASTEGGMEIEEVAETHPEKILKIAVDPGIGLQPNQASQLAFDLGLPAESHKSFKALLTSIYQAYIKEDASLLEINPLILTKENEIIAGDCKIDLDENALFRHQDNAAFRDISEEDPLEVKASEYNINYVKLDGNIGCMVNGAGLAMATMDIVKLAGAEPANFLDVGGGANVTTVTNGFKLILGDPNVKGIFVNIFGGIVRCDRVANGIIEAAKAVNINVPLVVRLKGTNAEEGKRILNESGLNIIAEEDLRTAAKKVGQSIQ, from the coding sequence ATGAAAATTCACGAGTACCAGGCGAAAGAAATCCTGAGACGCCATAACGCGAAGGTTCCCTTCGGCGTAGTTATCGATCAAAAATCAGACGGAGCAAAAGCATACGACGAAGTTTCCGGAAAAACCGGAACTCCAGTCGTTGTTGTGAAAGCTCAGATTCACGCCGGAGGGCGTGGAAAAGGCGGAGGAGTCAAGGTAACCAAAACCAAAGAAGACGCCCTCGCCGCAGTCGATAAGATCCTAGGAATGCAATTGGTAACTCCTCAAACCGGACCGGAAGGCAAAAAAGTCCTCAAAGTCTATTTGGAGCAGGGAATTAATATCGCAAAAGAATATTATATAAGTGTCCTGCTGGACCGTTCCATTCGCAAGACCATCATTATGGCGTCTACCGAAGGAGGAATGGAGATCGAAGAAGTTGCGGAAACCCATCCGGAAAAAATCCTGAAAATCGCCGTTGATCCGGGAATCGGACTGCAACCGAACCAGGCTTCCCAACTCGCTTTCGACCTCGGCTTGCCAGCCGAATCCCACAAATCCTTTAAGGCTCTTTTGACTTCCATATACCAGGCATACATCAAAGAAGACGCCTCCCTCTTGGAAATCAATCCTCTGATTTTGACGAAAGAAAACGAAATTATCGCCGGAGATTGCAAGATCGACTTGGACGAAAACGCTCTTTTCCGCCACCAAGATAACGCGGCTTTCAGAGATATCTCCGAAGAAGATCCGCTCGAAGTAAAGGCCAGCGAATACAATATCAATTACGTAAAACTGGACGGAAACATCGGTTGTATGGTCAACGGAGCCGGATTGGCGATGGCGACCATGGACATCGTAAAATTGGCCGGAGCGGAGCCCGCTAACTTTCTAGACGTGGGCGGTGGAGCGAACGTAACTACGGTTACGAACGGATTTAAACTCATCCTCGGAGATCCGAACGTAAAAGGAATTTTCGTAAATATTTTCGGCGGGATCGTACGTTGCGACAGAGTAGCAAACGGAATCATCGAAGCCGCAAAAGCGGTAAACATCAACGTTCCGTTGGTGGTGCGCCTAAAAGGAACGAACGCGGAAGAAGGAAAACGGATTTTGAATGAATCCGGCTTGAACATCATCGCGGAAGAAGACCTACGCACTGCGGCCAAGAAAGTGGGCCAATCGATTCAATAA
- the sucD gene encoding succinate--CoA ligase subunit alpha, which produces MAVLVDNNTRVVVQGITGKEGSFHATQMLEYGTNVVAGVTPGKGGTTTDLAGKAVPVFNSLKDAIAKEGANASIIFVPPPFAADAILEGIFNEIPLVVCITEGIPTHDMLKVYSALRSSKTRLIGPNCPGIISPKYSVKMGIMPGFIHQAGNIGIVSRSGTLTYESVAQLSQHGLGQSTVIGIGGDPVPGMNHTEAIKLLNEDSETKGIVMIGEIGGTSEEEAAAYIKNNVKKPVVGFIAGQTAPPGKRMGHAGAIISGGMGTASSKMKAMTEAGIHVCQSIAEVGEKMKKAIG; this is translated from the coding sequence ATGGCAGTATTAGTAGATAACAATACCCGAGTCGTAGTCCAGGGAATCACGGGAAAAGAAGGATCTTTTCACGCAACCCAAATGCTGGAATACGGTACGAACGTAGTCGCAGGTGTGACCCCCGGAAAAGGAGGCACAACCACTGATTTGGCAGGCAAGGCGGTTCCCGTATTTAACAGCCTCAAAGATGCGATTGCAAAAGAAGGTGCCAACGCCTCCATTATTTTCGTCCCCCCTCCCTTTGCGGCGGACGCGATCTTAGAAGGAATTTTTAACGAAATCCCTCTGGTCGTTTGTATTACGGAAGGCATTCCTACCCATGACATGCTCAAAGTGTACAGCGCTCTTCGCAGTTCCAAAACCCGTTTGATCGGACCGAACTGTCCGGGGATCATCTCTCCGAAATATAGCGTAAAAATGGGAATCATGCCCGGATTTATCCACCAAGCTGGAAATATCGGAATCGTTTCTCGCTCCGGAACCTTGACTTACGAATCCGTAGCGCAGTTAAGCCAGCATGGACTGGGACAATCCACCGTAATCGGAATCGGAGGGGACCCTGTTCCCGGAATGAACCACACCGAAGCGATCAAACTTTTGAACGAGGATTCCGAAACCAAAGGGATCGTCATGATCGGAGAAATCGGCGGAACCTCGGAAGAAGAAGCGGCAGCTTATATCAAAAACAACGTGAAAAAACCCGTCGTAGGGTTTATCGCAGGCCAAACGGCTCCACCGGGCAAAAGGATGGGGCACGCGGGAGCGATTATCAGCGGTGGAATGGGAACGGCATCATCCAAAATGAAAGCCATGACCGAAGCGGGCATCCATGTCTGCCAATCCATCGCCGAAGTGGGCGAAAAAATGAAGAAAGCGATCGGTTAA
- a CDS encoding TolC family protein: MNQRQKNSKRSSLGLAGRVFAYGTILILSQLGISAQTVTKQLKLSTEETVKRSLESNFNLQNLRYELVKSDSGFLKSESKYSWKIVSDNSFNQTILPFNQNNVFTGNKISNDTIKGGIEKTIRTTGTYFKLEAGNTRFDSNAFEDKSNPFTASFSGLGLPPLYTGFIRLTFSQDLLKNSFGLQSRNEEKILTKQGEIARNQVSQQISQAIVDALLDFWDYSIKLHSLKTYRKLQENVKDIRNLTMRKQSLGLSESFEVNQWNSLLAQADSQLETAIVQKDEAKRKLARNLRLDDNTELSEETDLLEDIPSKPDYTADLTVAYQKRADYQNALRQKEIAEVLLKNAKNDQLPSLTVSGYAASQAQTLVSPEKNYSDPADGVGSLKYKDYQTKVALSYPIFDKGVYAGRRDSEIGVKQANLQELDIKNQVRDDVRTRIDSLEASYRIYKNSIITERESQNYYNGVLRSFRQGRMDAVSVKNALDTLVRDQLSLTQAKVNFNIDLMRYYIAKNTLLERFDLDVDKLLPNLQ; encoded by the coding sequence ATGAACCAGCGCCAAAAAAATTCGAAACGTTCTTCCCTCGGCTTGGCCGGTCGGGTTTTCGCGTATGGAACGATTCTGATCCTATCCCAACTCGGGATTTCCGCCCAAACGGTCACGAAGCAGTTGAAGCTTTCCACAGAGGAAACGGTAAAACGTTCCCTGGAAAGCAACTTCAACCTGCAGAATCTTCGTTATGAATTGGTAAAATCGGATTCCGGTTTTTTAAAGTCCGAATCCAAGTATTCTTGGAAAATCGTGAGCGATAACTCCTTCAACCAGACGATCTTACCGTTCAACCAAAACAACGTCTTTACCGGTAACAAAATCTCGAACGATACGATCAAGGGCGGGATCGAAAAGACCATCCGGACCACAGGGACATATTTCAAACTCGAAGCGGGAAACACCCGATTCGACTCCAACGCGTTCGAGGACAAGAGCAACCCGTTTACCGCGAGTTTCTCCGGATTAGGCCTTCCCCCTTTGTATACCGGCTTTATCCGACTCACCTTTAGCCAGGATCTGCTGAAGAACTCCTTCGGATTACAAAGCCGGAACGAGGAAAAAATCCTGACCAAGCAGGGAGAAATCGCGAGAAACCAGGTTTCTCAGCAGATTTCACAAGCGATCGTGGACGCACTCCTGGACTTTTGGGATTATTCCATCAAATTGCATTCTCTAAAAACGTACAGGAAACTTCAAGAAAACGTAAAAGACATACGTAACCTCACCATGCGTAAGCAAAGCTTGGGATTGTCCGAATCCTTCGAGGTAAACCAATGGAATTCCCTTCTGGCCCAGGCGGATAGCCAGTTGGAAACCGCAATCGTGCAAAAGGACGAAGCGAAGAGAAAGCTGGCTCGTAACTTAAGACTGGACGATAATACCGAACTTTCGGAAGAAACCGACCTCTTAGAAGACATACCTTCCAAGCCGGATTATACCGCGGACCTCACGGTCGCGTATCAAAAAAGAGCGGATTACCAAAACGCTCTCCGACAAAAGGAAATTGCGGAAGTTCTCTTAAAGAACGCAAAGAACGACCAGCTTCCTAGCTTGACGGTTTCCGGTTATGCGGCTTCCCAAGCACAGACCCTCGTTTCTCCGGAAAAAAACTATAGCGATCCGGCGGATGGGGTCGGCTCCTTAAAATACAAGGATTACCAGACCAAGGTGGCTCTCTCTTATCCGATCTTCGACAAAGGAGTGTATGCCGGTCGCCGGGATTCCGAGATCGGAGTAAAGCAAGCCAATCTTCAGGAACTGGATATCAAGAATCAAGTGCGGGACGATGTCCGCACCAGGATCGATTCCCTCGAAGCGAGCTACCGGATTTATAAGAATTCCATCATTACGGAACGGGAATCGCAGAATTATTACAACGGAGTTCTAAGATCTTTCCGCCAAGGAAGGATGGATGCCGTTTCCGTAAAAAACGCATTGGACACTCTGGTAAGAGACCAACTCAGCCTGACCCAAGCGAAAGTGAACTTCAATATCGATCTGATGCGTTATTACATCGCGAAAAATACTTTGTTGGAACGCTTCGATTTGGACGTGGACAAACTACTTCCGAATCTTCAATAA
- a CDS encoding SH3 domain-containing protein, which produces MKRGFFLSLFGIAALILLIVLAWKFWPKPSDTIYENFKKGKWEKVVRSVGTLSEPSPYDLFYASQSLVSFNSELKKLEPAEQNKEATRFSNITKIGFLSVGEGAGFPVFEDVFLTKLPRGGFLREKALAFRLESASDWEEESNFLKYLKEFLKSDPLVLGAKYSVTLRKALKREIPLTEPDKKEAEERLGFLSSQEDSVFFTGRLKNTGENTNLRTGPGTENPGRARLKKNLTLYVLDRDPRSETIGGKKGNWLQIYVPELSVTGWIFSTFTAEDPYPQEKAEAMLAGFSQSEKSTAWDFAFWEPNQPPPGFHGEYLKTDKIALDGDYGIVLYRSQNGKYTEICRLVEEPFRSLEFVSASLSGEEPVPIFRLYAGQPGSWKPGFQIDLERDSISINRNRYVTGNSSGKRRFRIAISSSNSGSASASLLLGETVALQGIRPEEDFSPEEETRYKLCLLQPEKRSDSNLAAFRFEFHF; this is translated from the coding sequence TTGAAGCGCGGATTTTTCCTTTCACTCTTCGGGATCGCGGCCCTTATCCTTCTGATCGTCTTGGCTTGGAAGTTTTGGCCCAAGCCTTCGGACACGATCTACGAGAATTTTAAAAAAGGAAAATGGGAAAAAGTGGTCCGTTCCGTAGGAACTCTTTCCGAACCTTCTCCTTACGATCTATTCTACGCTTCCCAGTCCCTTGTCTCCTTCAACTCCGAGCTCAAAAAATTGGAACCCGCGGAACAAAACAAGGAAGCGACCCGATTCTCTAATATTACAAAAATCGGATTCCTTTCCGTAGGAGAAGGTGCCGGCTTTCCTGTCTTCGAGGACGTTTTTTTAACCAAGCTCCCGCGCGGGGGATTTTTACGGGAAAAAGCTCTGGCGTTCCGACTGGAATCCGCGTCCGATTGGGAAGAAGAATCGAATTTTCTAAAATACCTGAAGGAATTCCTAAAATCCGATCCTCTCGTTCTCGGTGCGAAATATTCGGTTACACTTAGGAAAGCTCTAAAGCGTGAAATTCCTCTGACCGAACCGGACAAAAAGGAAGCCGAAGAGCGACTCGGATTTTTGAGCTCGCAGGAAGATTCCGTATTTTTTACGGGAAGACTGAAAAACACCGGAGAAAACACCAACCTTCGGACCGGGCCCGGAACGGAGAACCCTGGCCGCGCCCGATTGAAAAAAAATCTGACTCTGTACGTGTTGGATAGGGATCCTCGTTCGGAAACGATCGGAGGGAAAAAAGGAAATTGGCTTCAGATCTATGTTCCCGAACTCTCCGTCACCGGTTGGATTTTCTCCACCTTTACGGCGGAAGATCCCTATCCTCAGGAAAAAGCGGAGGCCATGTTGGCCGGATTTTCGCAGTCGGAAAAAAGTACAGCATGGGATTTCGCGTTCTGGGAGCCGAACCAACCGCCGCCCGGATTTCACGGAGAATATTTGAAAACCGACAAGATCGCACTCGATGGAGATTACGGAATCGTACTATATAGATCCCAAAACGGAAAATATACGGAGATCTGTAGATTGGTCGAAGAACCCTTCCGTTCCCTGGAATTTGTCTCAGCCAGCCTCAGCGGAGAAGAGCCTGTTCCTATCTTTCGACTTTATGCCGGACAACCTGGATCCTGGAAGCCCGGATTTCAGATCGACTTGGAACGGGATAGCATTTCGATTAACAGAAATAGATACGTTACGGGAAATTCCTCCGGCAAACGCCGTTTCCGGATCGCGATTTCATCTTCGAACTCCGGATCCGCCTCGGCCTCTCTGCTCCTCGGAGAAACCGTGGCATTGCAAGGGATCCGCCCGGAAGAGGATTTTTCTCCGGAGGAAGAGACCCGATACAAACTTTGCCTTCTTCAACCGGAAAAACGTTCCGATTCCAATCTAGCGGCCTTTCGGTTCGAATTTCATTTCTAA
- a CDS encoding FmdB family zinc ribbon protein, protein MPTYDYRCKNCGQTFEYFQSMKDDPIKTCILCGKGEVERLISNGGGIIFKGSGFYVTDYKSSGNSSNSSNSSNSSSGSSESSG, encoded by the coding sequence ATGCCTACTTACGACTACCGCTGCAAAAACTGCGGCCAAACTTTCGAATACTTCCAATCCATGAAGGACGATCCGATCAAGACCTGTATCCTTTGCGGTAAAGGGGAAGTCGAGCGTCTGATCTCGAACGGAGGTGGAATCATCTTCAAGGGTTCCGGATTCTACGTCACGGATTATAAATCTTCCGGGAATTCCTCTAACTCTTCTAACTCCTCCAATTCCTCGTCCGGTTCGTCCGAATCCTCCGGCTGA
- a CDS encoding LpxI family protein → MGRLGILAGGGDLPQIGMREALAAGEDPLFLSIAESDFTPGDYPDRVVPIRIAKIGGLLKSCKANGIDRLLLLGKVKKEIIFKSMNFDLKAIALLARMVNRHDYSIFKTVAEEFEKEGIRILSQKTYLKSLLLPQGRYTKKALDKRQLADVEFGMEYAEKIAHLDIGQTVVVLDKSVLAVEAVEGTDLAIRRGGSFAKKDKAVVCKSSKPSQDDRFDLPTVGVETLKTMKESDCEILSLREGETIVVDPPEFIRLAEKLKIHILSIGRGNLSKINSTQKRLPEIQKVPRKA, encoded by the coding sequence TTGGGCCGTTTAGGAATTTTAGCGGGAGGAGGAGACCTTCCGCAAATCGGAATGCGCGAAGCCTTAGCGGCCGGAGAAGATCCGCTGTTTCTTTCCATCGCGGAATCGGATTTTACTCCCGGCGACTATCCGGACCGGGTCGTACCCATTCGCATCGCGAAGATAGGAGGATTGTTAAAATCCTGTAAAGCGAACGGAATCGATCGCCTCCTTCTATTAGGAAAGGTCAAAAAGGAAATCATATTCAAAAGTATGAATTTCGATCTGAAAGCCATCGCTTTATTGGCGAGAATGGTAAACCGGCACGATTATTCCATTTTCAAAACGGTGGCCGAAGAATTCGAAAAAGAAGGGATCCGGATCCTCTCCCAAAAAACGTATCTGAAATCTCTTCTTCTCCCGCAAGGTAGGTATACGAAAAAAGCCTTGGACAAAAGACAGTTGGCCGATGTGGAATTCGGAATGGAATATGCGGAGAAAATCGCTCATTTGGACATAGGCCAGACGGTCGTCGTATTGGATAAGTCCGTATTGGCGGTGGAAGCCGTGGAAGGAACGGATTTGGCGATTCGACGCGGAGGCTCCTTTGCCAAAAAGGACAAGGCGGTCGTATGTAAAAGTTCCAAACCTAGCCAGGATGACCGGTTCGATCTTCCCACCGTTGGCGTGGAAACCCTGAAAACGATGAAGGAAAGCGACTGCGAAATCCTCTCCTTGAGGGAAGGAGAAACCATCGTGGTGGATCCTCCGGAATTTATTCGCCTTGCCGAAAAACTAAAAATACATATCTTGAGTATCGGCCGTGGTAACCTCTCGAAAATCAATAGCACCCAAAAAAGACTCCCCGAAATCCAAAAAGTCCCCCGCAAAGCCTAG
- the lpxB gene encoding lipid-A-disaccharide synthase — MVTSRKSIAPKKDSPKSKKSPAKPRVGAGDWSLDSSPSFLFLAGEHSGDLLGGELIHELKKTYPDSPFFGVGGPRMIEEGFDSIENMEELSVIGFTAVLFKYKFLKSLMEKIVEEATSRSCTHAVLVDYPGFNLRLARKLKALGIKVIFYVSPQLWAWKFDRIYGIQECVDLMLVLFPFEKELYDKYGVRSVFVGHPIAQRIKEKIKKEAVFPETGENKPSSTYIVTLMPGSRSGEIRRILQTLLQTAKLLHEALEKEKKHVRFLIPNINAKEEEFILRSIEKISALSPNLNVEYSFDRSLRAIEAADLVLVASGTATLEVVYFEKPMIILYKVSFLTYFIASQVIRTPYIGLVNILSGRETARELIQAECTPEMAFEESLAILKNKKYRHAMIEDIASVKRSLGDEPTSKNAAKAVVHFIKEKRTAG, encoded by the coding sequence GTGGTAACCTCTCGAAAATCAATAGCACCCAAAAAAGACTCCCCGAAATCCAAAAAGTCCCCCGCAAAGCCTAGAGTTGGCGCGGGGGATTGGAGCCTCGATTCGTCACCCTCCTTCTTATTTTTAGCCGGAGAACATTCGGGGGATCTACTCGGAGGAGAACTCATCCACGAGTTGAAAAAGACCTACCCCGACTCCCCCTTTTTCGGAGTAGGCGGACCTAGGATGATAGAAGAAGGATTCGACTCCATCGAAAACATGGAGGAGCTCTCTGTGATCGGATTCACCGCAGTGCTGTTCAAATATAAGTTCCTGAAATCTCTGATGGAAAAGATCGTAGAAGAAGCTACGTCCCGCTCCTGCACTCATGCGGTCCTTGTCGATTATCCCGGATTCAACCTAAGATTAGCCCGCAAACTGAAGGCATTGGGAATCAAAGTGATCTTCTATGTTTCTCCCCAGCTTTGGGCTTGGAAATTCGATCGGATCTATGGGATCCAGGAATGCGTGGACTTGATGCTCGTCCTTTTCCCTTTCGAAAAGGAACTGTACGATAAATACGGAGTAAGAAGCGTTTTCGTCGGACACCCGATCGCTCAGAGAATCAAGGAGAAGATCAAGAAAGAAGCGGTTTTTCCGGAAACCGGAGAAAACAAACCTTCCTCTACGTACATCGTCACGCTTATGCCCGGTTCCAGAAGCGGAGAGATCCGACGCATCCTGCAAACGCTTTTACAGACCGCAAAATTGCTTCATGAAGCTTTGGAAAAAGAAAAGAAACATGTCCGCTTCCTAATCCCGAATATCAACGCGAAAGAGGAGGAGTTTATCCTTCGTTCCATCGAAAAAATCTCGGCCCTTTCCCCGAACTTGAACGTGGAGTACAGTTTCGATCGATCGTTAAGGGCGATAGAGGCTGCGGATTTGGTCTTGGTGGCTTCCGGAACTGCGACTCTGGAAGTGGTCTATTTCGAAAAGCCGATGATCATCCTCTATAAAGTCAGCTTTCTGACCTACTTCATCGCTTCGCAGGTGATTCGGACTCCGTACATAGGTTTGGTGAACATCCTTTCCGGTAGGGAGACTGCGCGGGAATTGATACAAGCGGAATGTACTCCCGAAATGGCCTTCGAAGAATCCTTAGCCATCCTAAAGAATAAAAAATACAGACACGCAATGATAGAGGATATCGCCTCCGTAAAACGATCCTTAGGCGACGAACCTACTTCTAAAAATGCGGCAAAAGCCGTCGTTCATTTCATTAAGGAAAAACGCACCGCCGGCTAA
- a CDS encoding LIC_12586 family protein — protein sequence MYLRAKTVAEQPYFRKISVLVVTLLLLSVAVKEGAEWYFVHRVLDLRGIKELSRNFINGELGRAVALGVVEFEFPNHVFIEDLKISSEGDFAAQHLILRANKIELVLRGLWKGTPSVKAIRVRNAQIYLDLEDRISGEILGYIHKINIPEILLENTTVTLVRGGKVLLEEVRGVDFLIRKDGNRISVGISDSVFPWPGLRYVNGTFSTDVGSKGMSLALDFRNARAKAIGGLYSELSPFLPQNGRISGKAFLEVEDGILKGNGKTEFSAVSGIVMQELPLKEEPWEWRNVSLEHEWARSNGKEGTYKEYHKLLNNEDSLEFSREKGTKGLRNWELKLDVSDLDRVRDFLPISEQLESFGGSLRLLCKGKETGNSNDWVQLESGFTLKHFRWKDPELDLEVKEGNLNWDRNGSFRMEMIGSQFGFPARWTSRGKAGFRKAFKGDGTPYYQVQGDFDTELKTDSIVLENYLPWYKRMRQEVREEVRTRMEKLIPEIHFVRTPVYKYFLEFSTGNLKVDAKEMRLKSDLPNLGVLALNLKFAPSQSRLEGKLSGVGEGKISSYFTYGSDNPYFNFEFEGSDLPWKLASFRFCGKDLTPEKISTKGTIRFFGNNFLDFRDHFYMNLQEVLFKGVHWSGNANFPLPLQPGFDMQFEYGDPGNPMLKNLVWKSGNFNGTGNAYGEENSDLRYSVTGFTQTASSDSAFTISSVPFYSKFRETREICVPE from the coding sequence TTGTATCTTCGCGCAAAGACGGTCGCGGAGCAGCCGTACTTCCGCAAGATATCCGTTCTTGTAGTGACGCTTCTTCTTTTATCCGTTGCCGTTAAGGAAGGAGCGGAATGGTATTTTGTACACCGAGTTTTGGATCTGAGAGGAATCAAGGAGCTTTCCCGAAATTTCATCAACGGCGAGCTGGGAAGAGCCGTAGCTTTGGGAGTCGTAGAGTTCGAATTTCCGAACCACGTTTTTATAGAAGATCTCAAGATTTCGAGCGAGGGAGATTTTGCGGCGCAGCATCTGATCCTGAGGGCAAATAAGATCGAATTGGTTTTGCGCGGACTTTGGAAAGGGACCCCTTCGGTGAAGGCGATCCGAGTCAGAAACGCACAGATTTACCTGGATCTGGAAGATCGTATTTCGGGAGAAATCCTAGGCTATATCCATAAGATCAATATCCCGGAAATCCTGCTCGAAAACACCACAGTGACTTTGGTTAGAGGAGGAAAGGTTCTTCTGGAAGAGGTGAGGGGAGTGGATTTTTTGATTCGAAAGGACGGAAATCGGATCTCCGTCGGAATTTCGGACTCCGTATTTCCTTGGCCCGGGTTGCGTTACGTAAACGGTACTTTCTCCACCGACGTCGGATCCAAAGGGATGTCTTTGGCTTTGGATTTTAGGAACGCAAGAGCGAAAGCGATCGGCGGATTGTATTCCGAGCTGTCCCCTTTTTTACCGCAGAACGGCCGCATCTCCGGCAAAGCGTTTCTGGAAGTGGAGGACGGAATTTTAAAGGGAAATGGAAAGACCGAATTTTCCGCGGTAAGCGGAATCGTCATGCAAGAACTTCCTCTTAAGGAGGAGCCGTGGGAATGGAGAAACGTATCTCTCGAACACGAATGGGCTCGTTCCAACGGGAAAGAAGGAACATATAAAGAATATCATAAACTTTTAAATAACGAAGATTCGTTGGAATTTTCCCGCGAAAAAGGGACCAAGGGATTGAGAAATTGGGAATTGAAACTGGACGTGTCCGACTTGGATAGGGTTCGCGATTTTTTACCGATTTCCGAGCAATTAGAGTCTTTCGGAGGGAGCCTAAGGTTACTTTGCAAGGGAAAAGAAACCGGTAATTCCAACGATTGGGTCCAGCTAGAAAGCGGATTTACTCTGAAGCATTTCCGTTGGAAAGATCCGGAACTGGATCTTGAGGTGAAAGAAGGAAATCTAAATTGGGATCGGAACGGTTCTTTCCGTATGGAAATGATCGGCTCCCAATTCGGTTTTCCTGCTCGCTGGACTTCGCGAGGCAAAGCTGGGTTTCGCAAGGCTTTTAAGGGGGACGGCACTCCGTATTATCAGGTTCAGGGGGATTTCGACACCGAGTTGAAAACGGATTCCATCGTGTTGGAGAATTATCTTCCTTGGTACAAACGGATGAGGCAGGAGGTGAGGGAAGAAGTCCGCACCAGAATGGAGAAACTGATCCCGGAAATTCATTTCGTTCGCACGCCGGTATATAAATACTTCCTGGAGTTTTCCACCGGAAATCTCAAGGTAGATGCGAAGGAGATGCGTCTGAAATCCGACCTTCCGAATTTGGGGGTTTTGGCTCTAAATCTCAAGTTCGCGCCATCTCAATCTAGATTGGAAGGAAAATTGTCGGGAGTCGGGGAAGGTAAGATCTCTTCCTATTTTACCTACGGAAGCGATAACCCGTATTTCAATTTCGAATTCGAAGGGAGCGATCTTCCGTGGAAACTCGCCTCCTTTAGATTCTGCGGAAAGGATCTGACTCCCGAGAAAATTTCCACCAAGGGAACGATTCGGTTCTTCGGAAATAATTTCCTGGACTTTCGCGATCATTTTTATATGAATCTGCAGGAAGTCCTTTTTAAGGGCGTACATTGGAGCGGGAATGCGAATTTTCCTCTTCCGTTGCAACCGGGATTCGATATGCAATTCGAATACGGAGATCCCGGAAATCCCATGTTGAAAAACCTAGTCTGGAAATCCGGAAATTTCAACGGGACCGGAAACGCCTACGGGGAAGAAAATTCCGATCTTCGTTATTCCGTCACGGGTTTCACTCAAACCGCTTCCAGCGATTCCGCTTTTACGATCAGCTCGGTCCCGTTCTATTCCAAGTTCCGGGAAACAAGAGAGATCTGCGTTCCGGAATGA